From a region of the Hymenobacter jejuensis genome:
- the zwf gene encoding glucose-6-phosphate dehydrogenase, translating into MITNKQIAPTIFVIFGGTGDLNARKLAPALYNLYLEGWLPEQFSIIGTGRTQLQDEDFRKKLLEDINQFSRSGKAEKEKWEAFSQHLFYQVSDLNDFKTYKEFGTRIKHLETEWDTKANVIYYLAVAPNFFPIIADNLAKSKLADDSQRVRIVIEKPFGHDLESAKELNQLLMRTFDERQIYRIDHYLGKETVQNIMAFRFANSLLEPTWNRNYIEHVQISVTEQLGAGERAGYYDGSGALRDMIQNHLLQLLCLVAMEPPISFNADEVRNRKVDVLRAMRRFSPDDVRLSTVRGQYGNGWLEGKEVPGYREELKAESNTETFAAVKFFVDNWRWQGVPFYLRTGKRMHQSASVISIQFKEVPHFMFPPETADSIHNNRLIISIQPEMSIRLQVQAKRPGLDMILNTVDMVFDYKGTYSSEAPEAYETLLLDTMLGDQTLFMRGDQVEEAWDLIMPILTTWQGRKSLNFPNYSADSWGPETAEALIARDGFHWFTLPLNGKK; encoded by the coding sequence ATGATTACCAACAAGCAAATCGCGCCCACCATCTTCGTCATTTTTGGTGGTACCGGCGACCTGAATGCCCGTAAGCTGGCCCCGGCGCTGTACAATCTGTATCTGGAAGGCTGGTTGCCCGAGCAGTTTTCTATTATCGGCACGGGCCGCACGCAGCTTCAGGACGAGGATTTTCGCAAGAAGCTCCTGGAAGATATCAACCAGTTTTCGCGCAGCGGCAAAGCCGAAAAAGAGAAGTGGGAAGCGTTTTCGCAGCACCTTTTCTACCAGGTTTCCGACCTGAACGACTTCAAAACCTACAAGGAGTTTGGCACCCGCATCAAGCACTTGGAAACGGAATGGGACACCAAAGCCAACGTGATTTATTACTTGGCGGTAGCTCCCAACTTCTTTCCCATCATTGCTGACAACTTGGCTAAGAGTAAACTGGCCGACGATTCGCAACGGGTGCGCATTGTGATTGAGAAGCCGTTTGGGCACGATCTGGAGTCGGCGAAGGAGCTGAACCAGTTGCTGATGCGCACCTTCGACGAGCGCCAGATCTACCGCATCGACCACTATCTGGGCAAGGAGACAGTGCAGAACATCATGGCCTTCCGGTTTGCCAACTCCTTGCTCGAACCGACCTGGAACCGCAACTACATCGAGCACGTGCAGATTTCGGTGACCGAGCAGCTGGGCGCGGGCGAGCGCGCCGGGTATTACGACGGTTCCGGCGCCCTGCGCGACATGATTCAGAACCACTTGCTACAACTGCTGTGCTTGGTGGCAATGGAGCCGCCCATCAGCTTCAACGCCGACGAAGTGCGCAACCGCAAAGTGGACGTGCTGCGCGCCATGCGTCGCTTCTCACCCGACGACGTGCGCCTTTCTACGGTGCGCGGGCAGTATGGCAACGGGTGGCTGGAAGGCAAAGAAGTGCCCGGCTACCGCGAGGAGCTGAAAGCTGAGTCGAACACCGAAACCTTCGCGGCCGTGAAGTTTTTCGTCGACAACTGGCGCTGGCAGGGGGTGCCGTTTTACCTGCGTACGGGCAAGCGCATGCACCAGTCGGCTTCCGTGATCAGCATCCAGTTTAAGGAGGTGCCGCACTTCATGTTTCCGCCCGAAACGGCCGATAGTATTCACAATAACCGTTTGATTATCAGTATACAGCCGGAAATGAGCATTCGGCTGCAAGTGCAAGCCAAGCGGCCGGGTCTGGATATGATTCTGAACACCGTTGACATGGTGTTTGACTACAAAGGCACCTATTCCAGCGAAGCGCCCGAAGCCTACGAAACGCTGTTGCTGGATACGATGCTGGGCGACCAAACGCTGTTTATGCGCGGCGACCAGGTAGAGGAGGCTTGGGATCTGATTATGCCCATCCTGACCACGTGGCAAGGGCGCAAGAGCCTCAACTTCCCCAATTATTCCGCCGATTCGTGGGGGCCCGAAACGGCCGAAGCCCTCATTGCCCGCGATGGCTTTCACTGGTTTACGCTGCCGCTCAACGGCAAAAAATAA
- a CDS encoding glycoside hydrolase family 125 protein, which yields MATRRHFLHTASLATASLILGLPAVKSMAKENFTSRRPAPPDRNFTSEAVESTIRRVRKDIKSEELAWLFENCFPNTLDTTVRTGTRAGKPDTFVITGDIDAMWLRDSSAQVWPYLPLAKQDKKLRTLLQGVIHRQAACILLDPYANAFYADATKVSEWKDDETTMKPGVHERKWEVDSLCYPIRLAYGYWKATGDTSPFDAEWQSAMQLVLQTFREQQRKTDRGPYKFGRRTSWQTDTLAGGGYGNPVHPVGLICSMFRPSDDATQYAFLIPSNLFAAVSLRQLAELFGQLKQAPAFAADCVALAQEVENAARQHAQAEHLRYGRIYAYEADGFGNQSFMDDANVPSLLALPYLGAVAVSDPVYQATRRLVLSPDNPYFYRGKAAEGVGGPHVGAGQIWPLGIIMRALTSQDAAEIQQCLTWLRTTHAGTGFMHESFDQDNPSKFSRKWFAWANTLFGELILKVHANQPHLLQA from the coding sequence ATGGCCACTCGCCGCCACTTTTTGCACACCGCCAGCTTGGCTACGGCCAGTCTCATCCTGGGCCTGCCCGCTGTGAAAAGCATGGCCAAGGAGAATTTCACGAGTCGGCGGCCCGCCCCGCCGGATCGTAATTTCACCAGCGAAGCGGTTGAAAGCACCATCCGACGAGTTCGCAAAGACATTAAAAGCGAAGAGCTAGCCTGGCTTTTCGAAAACTGCTTCCCTAATACCCTGGACACGACCGTGCGCACGGGCACCCGCGCCGGCAAGCCTGATACCTTCGTCATTACCGGCGATATCGACGCGATGTGGCTGCGCGACTCGTCGGCGCAGGTGTGGCCGTATCTGCCTCTGGCTAAGCAGGATAAGAAGCTCCGGACTTTGCTGCAAGGCGTGATTCACCGGCAGGCCGCTTGCATCCTGCTCGATCCGTATGCCAATGCTTTCTATGCCGATGCCACCAAGGTAAGCGAGTGGAAAGACGACGAAACCACCATGAAGCCCGGCGTACACGAGCGCAAATGGGAGGTCGACTCGCTTTGCTACCCCATCCGGCTGGCCTACGGCTACTGGAAAGCCACCGGCGATACATCGCCCTTCGATGCCGAATGGCAAAGCGCCATGCAATTGGTGCTGCAAACCTTCCGGGAGCAGCAGCGCAAAACCGACCGCGGGCCTTATAAATTTGGCCGGCGCACGAGCTGGCAAACCGATACGTTGGCTGGGGGCGGCTATGGCAATCCCGTGCACCCCGTTGGCCTGATTTGCTCGATGTTTCGCCCTTCCGACGACGCGACGCAGTACGCTTTCCTTATTCCCAGCAACCTGTTTGCGGCGGTGAGTTTGCGGCAGCTTGCCGAGCTGTTTGGGCAGCTGAAGCAGGCCCCGGCTTTTGCCGCCGATTGCGTAGCACTGGCTCAGGAAGTAGAAAATGCAGCCCGCCAACATGCCCAAGCTGAGCACCTGCGCTACGGCCGGATATATGCCTACGAAGCGGATGGGTTTGGTAATCAATCGTTTATGGATGATGCCAACGTGCCTAGCCTGTTGGCGTTGCCGTACCTGGGGGCCGTCGCCGTTTCGGATCCCGTCTATCAGGCTACGCGCCGCCTAGTGCTCTCGCCCGACAATCCCTATTTCTACCGCGGCAAGGCGGCCGAAGGCGTCGGCGGGCCCCACGTCGGGGCCGGGCAAATCTGGCCGTTGGGTATTATCATGCGGGCGCTCACCAGCCAAGACGCGGCTGAAATTCAGCAGTGCCTGACGTGGCTGCGCACCACGCACGCCGGCACGGGCTTCATGCACGAGAGCTTCGATCAGGACAACCCCAGCAAGTTCAGCCGAAAGTGGTTTGCGTGGGCCAACACGTTATTTGGCGAATTGATCTTGAAAGTGCACGCCAACCAGCCCCACTTGTTGCAAGCCTAA
- the pgl gene encoding 6-phosphogluconolactonase — protein sequence MKLTIFATVEELLQGFAEYFVATANQVIAERGQFAVALSGGNSPKKLFELLASDAFKAQVAWEKVYFFFGDERYVPHTSPDSNYLMAKKALLDPLNIDSSHIFPVDTSVPPVQAAQRYEATIDQFFRGQPARFDLLLMGLGDNAHTASLFPHTPVLHEEAAGIREVYLEDKKVYRITMTAPLINQGRNVAFLVYGADKAAALRRVLEEARNIEEYPAQLIAPTDGDLHWFVDQAIASELKNSYNT from the coding sequence ATGAAGCTTACTATTTTTGCTACGGTCGAGGAGCTGCTGCAAGGCTTCGCGGAATATTTTGTGGCTACGGCCAACCAAGTCATCGCCGAGCGCGGCCAGTTTGCGGTGGCGCTTTCCGGGGGCAACTCGCCCAAAAAGCTGTTTGAGCTGCTGGCCTCGGATGCGTTTAAGGCGCAGGTAGCGTGGGAGAAGGTGTATTTCTTCTTCGGCGACGAGCGCTACGTGCCGCATACGTCGCCCGACAGCAACTACCTGATGGCCAAAAAGGCCCTGCTAGACCCACTAAACATCGACTCGTCGCATATTTTTCCCGTCGATACCAGCGTACCTCCCGTGCAGGCGGCGCAGCGCTACGAAGCGACCATTGACCAGTTTTTTCGGGGGCAGCCGGCGCGCTTCGATTTGCTGTTGATGGGGCTGGGCGACAATGCGCACACGGCGTCGCTGTTTCCGCACACGCCCGTGCTGCACGAAGAAGCCGCGGGCATTCGGGAGGTGTATCTGGAAGACAAGAAGGTGTACCGCATCACCATGACAGCCCCCCTCATCAACCAAGGCCGCAACGTGGCTTTTTTGGTGTACGGCGCCGACAAAGCCGCTGCGCTACGGCGGGTGCTGGAAGAAGCGCGCAACATCGAGGAGTATCCGGCGCAGCTCATCGCGCCCACCGACGGCGACTTGCACTGGTTCGTAGACCAAGCCATCGCTTCGGAGTTGAAAAATAGCTATAATACATAA
- a CDS encoding PPC domain-containing DNA-binding protein, giving the protein MSTPATAVALPSSMRTFSLRLQPGQDLQKELTAFVEVHQVRAGAVVTCVGSLTTTTLRLANQQGASVYRGHFEIVSLVGTLSVNGSHLHLAVSDSTGRTIGGHLLPGNIIYTTAELVIGVLDEVDFRRELDPVSTYKELKIYPLPDKKRAAKKGTP; this is encoded by the coding sequence ATGTCTACGCCTGCTACTGCGGTTGCCTTGCCTTCGTCGATGCGCACGTTTTCCCTGCGTTTGCAGCCGGGGCAGGATTTGCAGAAGGAGCTAACGGCTTTCGTGGAGGTCCATCAGGTGCGGGCCGGGGCCGTTGTAACGTGCGTGGGCAGCCTTACCACTACCACCCTGCGGCTGGCTAACCAACAGGGGGCCAGCGTGTACCGCGGGCATTTCGAAATTGTCTCGTTGGTGGGCACGCTCTCCGTAAACGGCAGCCACCTACACCTGGCCGTGTCCGATTCGACGGGGCGCACCATCGGCGGGCACCTGTTGCCGGGCAACATCATCTACACCACCGCCGAGCTGGTGATTGGCGTACTGGACGAAGTAGATTTTCGGCGCGAGCTCGATCCGGTTTCGACGTATAAAGAGTTGAAGATCTATCCGTTGCCGGATAAAAAACGTGCGGCCAAAAAAGGTACTCCGTAG
- the gndA gene encoding NADP-dependent phosphogluconate dehydrogenase, producing the protein MSAKPTEYTFGMIGLGTMGRNLLLNMADHDFAVAGYDKDASKIQLLADEGQGKRVQGFTALPEFIQRLHVPRAIMMLVPAGVIVDSVINELLPLLTPGDILIDGGNSHFTDTNRRAADLESKGFHFFGMGISGGEEGARRGPSMMPGGDKEAYQIMKPTLEAIAARVDGVPCVTYIGPGAAGHFVKMVHNGIEYGLMQLIAETYEILKKGLGIDNEAIGKVFSSWNEGRLQSFLLDITKDIFAFVAPNTDHLLLDDIKDEARAKGTGKWTSQVAMDLELPIPTIDSAVEMRDLSKYKALREKLAALYSPEEPHLEVDKDAFLTSLEQAFYFNMIISYAQGMHLLLKASKDYEYGLQLGEIAKIWRGGCIIRSSFLNDIFNAYQQTPDLDHLLLDERVKALVTEAVPGARAVVSQAIAVGLAVPAYAASLGYFDAFRSARMPSNLIQAQRDYFGAHTYELVGHEGVFHTQWTPEHEDAAHKMDTHETSSTGNEKKVIPNK; encoded by the coding sequence ATGAGCGCAAAGCCAACTGAGTACACGTTCGGCATGATCGGCCTGGGAACCATGGGCCGCAACCTGCTACTGAACATGGCCGATCATGATTTTGCCGTAGCCGGCTACGACAAAGACGCCAGCAAAATTCAGCTGCTGGCCGACGAAGGGCAGGGCAAGCGGGTACAGGGCTTCACGGCGCTGCCCGAGTTTATCCAGAGACTGCACGTGCCGCGGGCCATTATGATGCTGGTGCCCGCGGGCGTCATCGTGGACAGTGTAATCAACGAGCTGCTGCCGCTGCTCACCCCCGGCGACATTCTCATCGACGGCGGCAACTCCCACTTTACCGACACCAACCGTCGGGCTGCTGACTTAGAATCGAAGGGCTTTCACTTCTTCGGAATGGGCATTTCGGGTGGAGAAGAAGGCGCTCGCCGCGGCCCCAGCATGATGCCGGGCGGCGACAAAGAAGCCTACCAGATCATGAAGCCCACGCTGGAAGCCATCGCCGCCCGCGTCGACGGCGTGCCGTGTGTCACCTACATTGGGCCAGGAGCCGCAGGGCACTTCGTCAAGATGGTGCACAACGGCATCGAATACGGCCTCATGCAGCTCATTGCCGAAACCTATGAAATCCTGAAAAAAGGCTTAGGTATTGATAATGAGGCCATTGGCAAAGTGTTCAGCAGTTGGAACGAAGGCCGCTTGCAGTCTTTCCTGCTCGACATCACCAAGGATATTTTTGCCTTCGTCGCGCCCAACACCGATCACCTGCTGCTCGATGACATCAAGGACGAAGCCCGCGCCAAAGGCACCGGCAAATGGACTTCGCAGGTGGCCATGGACCTAGAGCTGCCCATCCCGACCATCGACTCGGCCGTGGAAATGCGCGACTTGTCGAAATACAAAGCGCTCCGCGAAAAGCTCGCCGCCCTGTACAGCCCCGAAGAGCCGCATCTGGAAGTTGACAAAGATGCTTTTCTAACTAGCTTAGAGCAAGCCTTTTACTTCAATATGATCATCAGCTATGCCCAGGGCATGCATTTGCTTTTGAAGGCGTCGAAGGATTACGAATATGGGTTGCAGCTAGGCGAGATTGCTAAAATATGGCGCGGCGGCTGCATCATCCGCTCGAGTTTTCTCAACGATATTTTCAATGCCTACCAGCAGACGCCCGATTTGGATCATTTGCTGCTCGACGAACGCGTGAAGGCGTTGGTGACGGAGGCCGTCCCCGGCGCGCGCGCGGTGGTGTCGCAGGCAATAGCGGTGGGCCTTGCAGTGCCGGCTTACGCGGCTTCGCTGGGCTATTTCGACGCGTTCCGCAGCGCGCGCATGCCTTCTAACCTTATTCAGGCGCAGCGCGACTACTTCGGGGCGCACACGTACGAACTGGTCGGTCATGAGGGCGTATTTCACACCCAGTGGACGCCGGAGCACGAAGATGCGGCTCACAAAATGGATACGCACGAAACGTCGAGCACCGGCAACGAGAAGAAAGTCATTCCGAACAAGTAG
- a CDS encoding DUF4097 domain-containing protein, with protein MNSLLIKCKFWAIAVVALLASAPAGKAQGQEVTPALSSATQIQYYCDPSPEGPTLILTEQPHAIQSDNQQPSTEGPDQDGAGTVPAVEKSRHLSRTFPAVAGRLYALDTRYGRVQINTWGRNEIRTDVEIITRADTDEKAQQLQDMIQVLLIANDPATGGISAKSRFGLMPRACWSRLRLYEVNYTIWMPKNTPLRAYTSFGEISINGDLTGPTELAVEYGVLHTDRLEGAQNLVRVGNGQGTIAYARKAGIDASYSKLHLEAGQTVDLRNNYSDIDIGSVQNLTVHSKYGEVALGTVHNLSGTSGYSKFSIDKLRNQLDMTLQYCPAFEVRNTGKNFQRINLAGGFSTILLNFPDDAGFNFDVNTEHGKVDIDKRWVQLQPTAISASASDLQGKYGAALTKNSGNVNIKVHNGTVSFNK; from the coding sequence ATGAACTCCTTGCTCATCAAGTGTAAATTCTGGGCTATAGCAGTGGTAGCGCTGCTGGCTTCTGCCCCTGCGGGCAAGGCGCAGGGGCAGGAGGTAACCCCGGCTCTCTCGAGCGCCACCCAGATACAGTACTATTGCGACCCCAGTCCGGAAGGTCCTACGCTGATCTTGACGGAGCAACCGCATGCGATTCAAAGCGATAACCAACAACCCAGTACCGAAGGCCCCGACCAAGATGGCGCCGGAACGGTGCCGGCTGTAGAGAAATCACGCCACCTGAGCCGCACGTTTCCGGCGGTGGCCGGCCGGCTCTACGCCTTGGATACGCGTTACGGCCGGGTTCAGATTAATACTTGGGGCCGCAACGAGATCCGGACCGATGTGGAAATCATCACCCGGGCCGATACCGACGAGAAAGCCCAGCAGCTTCAGGACATGATTCAGGTGCTGCTGATCGCCAACGACCCCGCTACCGGCGGCATTTCGGCCAAGTCGCGCTTCGGCCTGATGCCCCGCGCGTGCTGGAGCCGGCTGCGGCTGTACGAAGTGAACTATACCATCTGGATGCCCAAAAACACGCCGTTGCGGGCGTATACCAGCTTCGGCGAGATCAGCATCAACGGCGACCTGACCGGCCCTACGGAGCTAGCCGTCGAATACGGTGTGCTCCATACCGACCGCCTCGAAGGCGCCCAAAACCTGGTGCGGGTGGGCAACGGCCAAGGCACCATCGCTTACGCCCGCAAAGCCGGTATCGATGCCTCGTACTCCAAGCTGCATCTGGAAGCAGGTCAAACCGTGGATTTGCGCAACAACTACTCTGATATTGACATTGGTTCGGTGCAGAACCTGACTGTGCACAGCAAGTACGGCGAAGTCGCGCTGGGCACCGTGCACAACCTGAGTGGCACTTCGGGGTACAGCAAGTTCAGCATCGACAAGCTGCGCAATCAGCTGGACATGACCCTGCAATACTGCCCCGCCTTTGAAGTGCGCAACACCGGCAAAAACTTCCAGCGCATCAACCTAGCCGGCGGTTTCAGCACCATACTGCTCAACTTCCCCGACGACGCCGGCTTCAATTTCGACGTGAACACCGAACACGGCAAAGTGGACATCGATAAGCGGTGGGTACAGTTGCAGCCCACGGCCATCAGCGCCTCCGCCAGCGACCTGCAAGGCAAATACGGCGCTGCCCTGACCAAAAACTCCGGTAACGTCAACATCAAAGTACACAACGGCACGGTGAGCTTTAACAAGTAA
- a CDS encoding RNA polymerase sigma factor has product MEAVAYTDINAPLVERCRLGDRRAQAEIYKRYSKAMFNASLRITGDYAEAEDVLQESFLSAFRELHSYKGDSSFGSWLKRIVINKSINCLRNRRLQLVPLAEQHDGVAISDETFGGPDAEEISWRADVLRRCVQELPDGYRVVLSLYLLEGYDHAEIADILNITESTSKSQYSRARKKLLELARQHGL; this is encoded by the coding sequence ATGGAAGCAGTTGCGTACACCGACATCAATGCCCCCCTGGTGGAGCGCTGCCGCTTGGGCGACCGGCGCGCCCAGGCCGAGATCTATAAACGCTACTCCAAGGCCATGTTCAACGCGAGCCTGCGCATCACGGGCGACTACGCCGAGGCCGAAGACGTGTTGCAGGAATCATTTTTGAGCGCCTTTCGGGAGCTACACAGCTACAAAGGCGATTCGTCGTTTGGAAGCTGGCTGAAGCGTATAGTTATCAATAAGAGTATCAACTGCTTACGCAACCGACGTCTGCAACTGGTGCCTTTAGCCGAGCAGCACGACGGCGTAGCGATCAGCGACGAAACCTTCGGCGGGCCCGATGCAGAAGAAATCAGCTGGCGGGCCGATGTACTGCGCCGTTGCGTGCAGGAACTCCCAGATGGCTACCGCGTTGTGTTGTCGCTGTACCTGCTGGAAGGCTACGACCATGCCGAAATCGCCGACATTTTAAACATTACCGAGTCCACTTCTAAATCGCAGTACAGCCGTGCGCGTAAGAAGCTTTTGGAACTCGCTCGCCAACACGGATTATAA
- a CDS encoding LIC_10190 family membrane protein translates to MILLLLAGMYATLVPLGWGVWFVQAIRLIFRGRLPDAPVSALTTWLGGLALLTVLLQLWSVAGPIHTGAHIVASLLGVAGLLHSAGRRLLQQLVTRVQEMHRLVQGLSILLIFSALLVSSMPPLNVDTGLYHAQAVRWLEEVGVVPGLANIDIHIGYNPAWFVPEALFSWGRYVGYPLHLLDMVLFCLFGVYGLLGLEGLIRGQFRPVDVLRVALTATMTLWLLEELPSLSPDPPAAIIVFFLLLQAILLPLPAKGDLTIAHVAVMLLCVFAVTLKLSVVPVLLLPAWWLFRSRQGRSGYFLAMMAALSLVIVAPWCIRNVLISGYLIFPLAAIDLFNPDWKFPVAELEKHVVYIREFARNEQFYSEISIHGKPMSFWLPLWWVRQSLHNKLLAVALPLLLVIAVPFGVRQYRQGRFPQAKAHLGMLAIAVGGIVFWAVSAPSFRFGYGFLLSTLCLLLLPFIWEIALRNSRLLVKMFSGALVSIIVVIVFSIEYRNFLLPKTLTPREYTTLLRGIVPTPDRTFIQTHYLYVPANHLFVLDALPIRTKMHSIGILINSGKIHNTKGLMSMANYWFRPAPYSVNEFRPLQLGSLHLWQVKIDEIPWYAPFPYVARPQLCYSRGNSIAAGFRPREKPNIRNWQFECNW, encoded by the coding sequence ATGATCTTGCTGTTGCTGGCAGGCATGTATGCGACGTTAGTGCCGTTAGGATGGGGCGTGTGGTTTGTGCAAGCCATTCGCCTAATCTTTCGTGGCCGCTTGCCCGATGCACCCGTTTCGGCCCTGACAACCTGGCTAGGCGGGCTGGCGTTGCTGACCGTGCTGCTACAGCTGTGGTCGGTGGCTGGGCCTATCCATACCGGCGCCCACATTGTTGCCAGCCTGCTTGGGGTCGCCGGACTGCTTCATTCGGCCGGCCGGCGCCTGCTTCAACAGCTCGTGACCCGCGTGCAGGAAATGCACAGATTAGTACAGGGTTTGAGTATATTATTGATATTCAGTGCGTTGCTGGTGAGTAGCATGCCACCCCTCAACGTCGATACTGGCCTGTACCATGCCCAAGCGGTGCGGTGGCTGGAAGAAGTAGGGGTAGTGCCCGGTCTGGCCAACATCGACATTCACATCGGCTACAATCCCGCGTGGTTTGTGCCCGAGGCCCTGTTTAGCTGGGGGCGCTACGTGGGCTACCCCTTGCACCTGCTGGATATGGTGCTGTTCTGCCTGTTCGGCGTGTACGGGCTGCTGGGCTTGGAGGGGCTGATTCGGGGGCAGTTCCGACCGGTGGATGTGCTGCGCGTGGCCCTAACGGCCACCATGACGCTCTGGCTGTTAGAGGAGTTGCCTTCGCTGTCGCCCGACCCGCCCGCGGCCATCATCGTGTTCTTTTTGCTCCTGCAAGCTATTCTGCTGCCGCTGCCTGCGAAAGGCGACCTAACCATAGCGCACGTCGCCGTCATGCTGCTGTGCGTATTTGCAGTTACGCTGAAGCTGTCGGTGGTTCCGGTATTGCTGTTGCCGGCGTGGTGGCTTTTTCGCTCCCGGCAGGGTAGGTCGGGCTATTTTCTGGCGATGATGGCGGCGCTGTCGCTCGTGATTGTGGCGCCGTGGTGCATTCGCAACGTACTCATTAGCGGCTATCTGATTTTCCCGCTGGCGGCCATTGACCTGTTTAATCCCGACTGGAAATTTCCGGTGGCCGAGCTAGAAAAGCACGTCGTATATATCCGCGAGTTTGCCCGCAACGAGCAGTTTTACAGCGAGATAAGTATTCACGGCAAACCCATGAGCTTCTGGCTGCCCTTGTGGTGGGTACGCCAGAGCTTACACAATAAGCTGCTGGCTGTGGCTCTACCGCTGCTGTTGGTGATTGCCGTACCGTTTGGCGTTCGGCAATACCGACAAGGGCGTTTTCCGCAGGCCAAGGCCCACTTGGGCATGTTGGCAATCGCAGTAGGCGGGATTGTTTTTTGGGCGGTCTCGGCGCCTTCGTTCCGCTTTGGTTACGGCTTTTTGCTGTCTACACTGTGCCTGCTGCTACTGCCTTTCATCTGGGAAATCGCGTTGCGCAACAGCCGGCTGCTGGTCAAAATGTTTTCCGGGGCCCTGGTGAGCATCATCGTCGTGATTGTATTCAGCATCGAATACCGCAATTTTCTGCTGCCCAAAACCCTAACGCCGCGCGAATACACCACTTTGCTCAGAGGCATTGTGCCCACCCCCGACCGTACCTTTATTCAAACGCACTACCTCTACGTTCCGGCCAACCACCTGTTTGTGCTTGATGCCCTGCCCATCCGGACGAAAATGCACAGCATCGGTATTCTCATTAATAGCGGTAAGATCCATAATACCAAGGGGTTAATGAGTATGGCGAATTATTGGTTTCGGCCCGCGCCGTATTCGGTCAATGAGTTTCGGCCCTTGCAACTGGGCTCGTTGCACCTGTGGCAGGTCAAAATAGACGAGATTCCCTGGTATGCGCCGTTTCCGTACGTGGCGCGCCCGCAGCTGTGCTATTCCAGAGGCAACAGCATCGCGGCTGGTTTTCGGCCGCGCGAGAAGCCCAACATCCGAAACTGGCAGTTTGAGTGCAATTGGTAG
- a CDS encoding PaaI family thioesterase, which yields MTTTDTPQAVAFRRTIQNPTKLRLFMLRSLPMAYLAGLRVKEMTPEHAVITVPFKYLTKNPFRSIYFACLAMAAELASGVLSMMYVSSGSPVSMLVVKMEAEFSKKAVGLISFTSSDGAAIGQAIAESRATGEGRTVVCTSTGTDEAGDVVAVFRITWSYRAKKG from the coding sequence ATGACCACCACCGATACTCCCCAGGCCGTTGCTTTCCGGCGGACCATCCAGAATCCGACCAAGTTGCGGCTGTTTATGCTCCGCAGCTTGCCGATGGCGTACCTGGCCGGCCTGCGTGTGAAAGAAATGACGCCTGAGCACGCTGTTATAACGGTGCCCTTTAAGTATCTGACCAAGAACCCGTTCCGTAGTATTTATTTTGCGTGCCTCGCTATGGCGGCCGAGTTGGCCAGCGGCGTGCTCTCGATGATGTACGTGAGCAGCGGCTCGCCCGTGTCGATGCTGGTGGTGAAGATGGAAGCCGAGTTTAGCAAAAAAGCCGTCGGCCTGATTTCCTTTACCAGCTCCGACGGAGCCGCCATTGGGCAGGCCATCGCCGAAAGTCGGGCCACAGGCGAAGGCCGCACCGTGGTGTGCACCAGCACCGGCACCGACGAAGCCGGCGACGTGGTGGCCGTCTTCCGGATTACGTGGTCGTATCGGGCCAAGAAAGGATAA